The proteins below are encoded in one region of Thermosinus carboxydivorans Nor1:
- a CDS encoding response regulator: protein MAKATVLVIDDQPGIRRLLTEVLAEEGYAVYTSANGYEGIAMAKEIKPALTLMDMKMPGMDGIETLREMKRLGLGEKVLMMTAYGELDLVHQAREMGAYGYITKPFDIIALCQMVRDIAGSADSRQLMIG from the coding sequence ATGGCTAAAGCTACCGTTCTTGTTATCGATGATCAGCCTGGCATCCGACGGCTTTTAACGGAAGTGCTGGCAGAGGAAGGCTATGCCGTATATACCTCGGCAAACGGTTATGAAGGCATTGCCATGGCTAAGGAAATTAAGCCCGCTCTGACCTTGATGGACATGAAAATGCCCGGAATGGATGGCATCGAAACTTTGCGGGAGATGAAGCGGCTCGGTCTGGGGGAAAAGGTGCTGATGATGACGGCTTATGGCGAACTCGACCTGGTGCATCAGGCGCGGGAAATGGGCGCCTATGGGTATATTACCAAGCCCTTTGACATTATTGCCCTTTGTCAAATGGTCCGTGACATTGCCGGTTCGGCCGATTCCCGCCAGTTAATGATTGGATAG